ATCGGCGGACAGGCCGGCTCCAGCTCGCTGATCCGCAACTACCTCGGCTTCAGCCGCGGGATCAGCGGTGCCGACCTGGCCCAGCGTGGCTACCAGCAGGCGTGGGTGTTCGGCACCTACTTCCTGTTCATGCGGGAGGTGGAGCACCTCGACGTGGGCGACGGCGTGTTCACCGCCACGATCAGCGACGTCGGCCAGGTGCGGGCCCGGGCCGTGGTGCTCTCGAGCGGTGTGTCCTACCGCCGGCTCGGCGTCCCGGACCTCGAGGCGCTCAGCGGCGCCGGGGTCTACTACGGCGCCAACGTCTCCGAGGCCCAGGGACTCACCGGACTGCAGGCGGTGGTGGTCGGCGGCGGCAACTCCGCCGGGCAGGCGGTGGTGCACCTGGCCCGCTACTGCGAGCAGGTCACCCTGGTGGTCCGGGGCGACGACCTCGGCCAGGGCATGTCCGCCTACCTCGTCGAGACCGTGCAGGCCGCTCCCAACGTCGTCGTCCGCCTCGACGCGGAGATCACCGGCGGCGGCGGCGACGGCCGGCTCGAGCGCGTGGTCATCCGCGACCGCAGCAGCGGCGTGGAGGAGCCGGTCCACGCCGACGGCCTCTTCGTGATGATCGGGGCGGAGCCGCGCACCTCCTGGCTGCCGGTGTCGGTGGGCCGGGACCGGCTCGGCTTCGTGCTCGCGGGGACCGACGCGTCGGCCAGCGGGCGATGGACCGAGGACCGGGTGCCCTTCCCCTACGAGTCCACGCAGCCCGGGCTGTTCGCGGTGGGGGACGTCCGGTCGGGGTCGGTGAAGCGGGTGGCCTCGGCTGTCGGCGAGGGGTCGGTGGTGGTCTCCCAGCTGCACCAGCTGTTCAGGCAGCCCCATGGCTGAGCCGGCCGCAGGGGAGGGACGCCGCGGCCTGCCCACGTCGTCGCGGCTGCTGCTCATCGGCGCGATGCTGCTCGTCCCGCTGCTCGGCTTCGCGCTGCTGATGCGGCAGCCGTCGCTGGACCTGCGGTGGGAGCACCATCCCACGCACTTCTGGCTGGTGCTGACCACCGCCGCGCTCAGCGCCGTCCTCGCCTATGCCACCGGCGCCGCGGCCGAGCAGCGCGGGGACGCCCGGGTGCTCTGGGTGTCCCTGGCCTTCCTGTCCGCCGCCGGCTTCCTGGGCCTGCACGCGCTGGCGACCCCCGGGGTGCTGCTGATGACCGCGAACACCGGCTTCGTGGTGGCCACCCCGGTGGGGATCGCGCTCGGTTCGGTGCTCGCCGTGGTCTCCTCGCTGGACCTCTCCGGTGCCCGGGCCGTGCGCATGGTCCGGCGCGGTCGGCAGGTACGCCTCGCGCTCCTTGCGCTCATGGTGCTGTGGGCGGTCTTCTCGCTCGCCCGGTTGCCGCCGCTGCAGGCCGACCAGATCGTTCCCGAGCAGGCCGACGGGGTGCTCGGCGCGCTCGCGGTGCCCGCCATCGTCCTGTACGCCGTCGCCGCCGGGCGCTACGTGCGGCTGTGGCGGCGCCGGCCCTCGCTGATGCTGCTCTCGATGCTGGCGGCCTTCGTGCTGCTCGCGGAGGCGATGGTCGCCGTGGTCTTCGCGCGCAACTGGCAGCTGTCGTGGTGGGAGTGGCACGTGCTGCTGCTCGCCGCGTTCGTCCTGGTGGCGCTCGGCGCACGGCTGCAGTGGCACGAGGAGCGCTTCGCCGATCTCTACCTGCAGGACACCTCCGCCGGGCGCCGGGAGATGAGCATCCTCTTCGCCGACCTGCAGGGCTTCACGACGTTCTCGGAGCGCCACGAGCCGGCCCAGGTCACCGCGATGCTCAACGCCTTCTTCGAGGTGGCGGTCCCTCCGGTGGTGCACCGTTTCGGCGGGGAGATCGACCGGATCATCGGGGACGCGCTGATGGTGACGTTCAACAAGCGCGGCGACCAGCCCGACCACGCGGTGCGCGCCGCACGAGCCGGCCTCGCACTGCAGGAGGCGACGGCGGCGGTGGTGGCGCAGCACCCGGACTGGCCGCGTTTCCGGGTCGGCATCAACAGCGGGGAGGTCCTGGTCTCGCTGCTCGGCACCGAGGGCGGCCGCACGCACACGGTGATCGGGGACGTCGTCAACTCCGCCTCGCGGATCGAGGGCAAGGCGCCGGTCGGCGGCGTCGCCATCGGGCCCGGTACCAAGGCGCTGCTGCCGACCGCGGTCACCGAGTCGTTGGGGAAGCTGGAGCTGAAGGGCAAGGCCGAGCCGCTCGAGGTGCATCTGCTGCGCCGGCTCGACGCCGCCGTCGGATGAGCCGGGCGGTGGGGGCCGGCGCGTGGGCGGCTGCGGCGACGACGGGGCTCAGACCACGTGGGGCAGCGGGTGCCGTACGCCGGTGCTCGTGTCGATGAGCGCGGCGTGGTCGAAGGTCAGCAGCAGCGGCAGCACCTCGAAGGCCAGCCGGGCGACCACGGGAAGCTCCTCGAGGTGCAGCCGCGGAGCCAAGGTCAGGTGCGGCGTCCACGAGCCGGGCTCGTAGTTGCGGTGCAGCTCCGCCGGGGTCGTCCGGATCGCTCGCACCACCGCCTCCTGGCGCCGTGCGAGGTCGCTGGAGGCGGCCGGCGCCAGCCAGCAACGGCTTCGGCGGAACATCCCGAGCGCGTCGAAGGGCAGCGTGGTCGGTCCCGCGTCGGGCAGCCCGGCGACCGCCGTACGCACCTGCGCGAGGTCGTAGTCGAGCAGCGAGGCGAACGTCAGGTGCGGCACGTGGTGGCCGTGGGTGTGGCTGAGCAGCGTCCCGATCCCGGCGTCCTCCAGGCGCCGCCACAGGGCCCGGAGCGCGAAGTCGGACGCGGAGTCGGCCAGCAGGCACACGGAGAGGGCCATCGCGTTCAGGCCTCCCGCGGCTCGGCGGCGCCGGTACGCCGCGTCGGTGCTCTCATGTGCCGGATTGTCGCAAGCCGACGGCCGGCTCCGGCGTCATTGACGCGACCCGACGCGACCGGACCGCCAGCGCGGTCGACTCGGCGGCGCGAGGCGACGGGCCCGAGGGACGGATGCGCTGGGACGGATGCGCTGGGACGGGCGCGAACCACCTAGCGCGTGCCGGTGCCCTCGGCGGGCTGGTCCCACCTCAGCAGTGCGGCGACCGGGCGGCCGCCGAGCGCCTCGGCGCGCTCGACGGCGACGTCCGCGCCGGTCAGCGCAGCGGCCGCGATCAGGGCCCGGTCCGCCGGGACCTCCTTGAGCACGGGGAACTCGCCGAGCATCAGCCCCGGGTGGTCCCGGGGCCGCAGCGTCCGCTCCGCGGCCGCCTCCGGGTCCAGCAGCAGCGTGTCGACCTGGCCGCGCACGAACGCGTCGGCGACCTCGTCGACGTCGACGGCGACCGCCTCGTGGCGGCCGAGCCGGTCCTCGAGCGTCTGCGCGAGCTCGGTACGCCGGGCCACGGCGTGGTCGAACAGCGCCTCCCGGATCGCCTGCTGCCTCGCCTCGACGCCGCCGTCCTCGGCGCGGGTGCCGGTCTGCAGGTGCACCACCTCGGCCGGCGTGCCCTCGAGGCCCTTCCTGACCTCGCCGACGGCGTGCGGATCGCCGGCGAGCAGCACCAGTCGCGGGCCGCTGCGCACGCGGGAGAGGACCTCCTCGGCGACCGCCTCGGCATTGCGCCGCCAGACGTTCTCGGTGACCCTCTGGTAGCGCATCTGGGACCAGCCGCCGGAGGGCACCTTGTGCACGTGCCAGGTCTCGCCGCCGGGGGAGGTCTCGACCACCGGCTCGGGTACGTCGGAGCTGTAGACGCCCACGTCGCCGCCCTCGTGGTCGACGAGCGCGAGCACGAACGGGGTGGCGCCGTCCTCGGCCTCGATCCAGGCGCTGATGTCGGGGAGCGGACCCCAGGACACGCGCGGCCGGCTCACGCGGGTGTGCACGACCCGGTCGAAGAGGACCCCCTCCGGGTTCGCCACCACCGTCCGTGCCACCGGGGCCGGCTCGCCGACGTCGGCCCTGAGGCGGTCGGCCACGGCGGCCACCACCGCCTCGTAGGCACCTGCCTCGAGGAGCTCCCGGCAGGCGTCGCGGACCCGGATCTCGTGCTCGTGGGCACCACTCTGGGTGTCTTGGCTGACGTCGACGGTGACGCTCGCGAACGGGCCCGCGGACTGGTACATGTCTGCCAGGAGTGTCGTCCTCATGGATCTTGTCTACTCCGCCGCACGCCTCCACGACGGCGAAACCCTGGCGTCGACAGCACGGCGGCGCGACAACCCCGGAGCTTCGTCCGGCTTGCGTGGATCCGTGGCGGCGGCCCGCCTCGAGGACCGGCAGCAGGCCGGGCCCCGGGTTCTCCCGAGAAGGCCCGCCTCGTCCGGCTAGCGTGGGCCTGTGCCCGGGTTGGTGGATCGATTCGACGAGCTGCAACGGCGTCGCCGTGCCCTCAGCATCCCGCTCGGCGTGGTCTACAAGTTCTTCGACGACCAGGGCGGCTACCTCGCGGCCATCCTGACCTACTACGCGTTCCTGGCGATCTTCCCGATCCTGCTGATCGCCTCCTCGGTGCTGGGCTTCCTGATCCAGGGCGATGCGCAACTGCGCCAGACGATCCTGGACTCGGCACTCGGGCAGTTCCCCATCGTCGGCACCCAGCTCGGCCTTCCCGAAGGGCTGCGCGGCAGCACGTCGGCGGTGGTGGTCGGTGCGCTGACCGCCCTGTACGGCGTCGTCGGGCTCGGCCAGGCGGCGCTGAACGCCGTCAACACGACCTGGGCCGTGCCGCGCAACAGCCGTCTGAACCCGGTGATGAGCCGGCTCCGCAGCCTCGGGCTGATGGTGGCGGCCGGCCTCACTCTGCTGGCGCTCGCGGTGCTGTCGACGGTGGCCAGCAACGTCGACGCCTTCAGCGAGCGGGTGGCGGCCTGGCTGCAGGTGCTGGCGCCCCTGGCGTCGGTGGCGATCACGGCCGTCGTGCTGTCGCTGATGCTGGCCGTGGCGACCCAGCAGCGGCACCGGTTCCGGACGGTGCTGCCCGGCGGCATCACCATCGCGGTGCTGTGGCACGTGCTGCAGCTCTTCGGCGGCATCTACGTGAGCGGCGTGATCAACCGCGTCAGTGAGATGAACGGCGTCTTCGCGGTAGTGCTGGGGCTGATCGCGCTGATCTACCTCGGATCGGCGTCGGCGGTGATCGGCATGGAGATCAACGTGGTCCTGGCCCGCGACCTGTATCCCCGGGCGCTGTTGACGCCGTTCACCGACGCGGTGGAGCTCACCGACGCCGACCGGCGGGTCTACACCGACTACGCGCGGGCCCAGCGGCACAAGGGGTTCGAGCAGGTCGAGGTGACCTTCCGCCCTCGGGACGAGGCCGCTGAAGACAGGTTGCGCGGCACCTGATCAGGGCAGGTCGCCCAGCCTCCGACGGGGACAGGTCGCCCAGCGTCCGACGGGGACAGGTCGCGCCATACCTGTCAGCCGGGCACGCCGAGCGCCACGACCGCGACGTCGTCGCGGGGGTTCCCGTGCTGGAACATCACGACGTCCTCGAGCACGGCCGAGGCGAGCTCCTCGGTGGAGCCCCGGTGCCGCTCGGCACACGAGCGGAGCCGCGCGTCGCCGTACAGCTCGCGATCGCGCCGGCCCTCGGTGACCCCGTCGGTGAACAGCAGCAGCTTGTCCCCGACGCCCAGGGTGAGCCGGCGGTCCTCGAAGCGCGCGTTGTCCAGGACCCCGACCAGAGGTCCCGAGCCGCTGACCGGGACCGCCGGAGAGCCGGGGGAGAGCAGCAGCGGAGCCGGGTGCCCGCCGGAGCCGAGCGTCGCCCGCCAGGTGGCCCCCTGCCGCTGCAGACGCACCAGGACGACGGTGCAGAACCGGTCGGTCTCGTGGACGAGCAGCACCTCGTTGAGCACCGCCAGCGCCTGGCTCGGCGCGTGCAGACCGATGACCACCGCGCGCAGGGTGTGCCGGACCAGCGAGGTGACCACCGCGGCCTCGACACCCTTGCCGCACACGTCTCCCAGCACCACCACCCAGTCGTCGGGGCCGATCTGGAAGGCGTCCCAGAAGTCGCCGCCCACCTCCGCGCCGTGGCCGGCCGGCCGGAAGGCCGCGGAGAAGTCGAGGCCGGGGATCGTCGGTGGGGCGGGCGGCAGCAGGGTCTGCTGCAGCGTCCGGGCCAGCTCCCGGGCCCGCAGCTCCGAGGCCTCGGCGCGCTGCTTGGCGAGCAGCAGCTCCTGCTCGTAGCGCCGCCGTTCGGTCGCGTCGAGGAGGACGACGCGAGCGGCCCGCGGCTCGCCGTCCGGGTCGCGGTCCAGCACCGCGTTGATGAGGACCGGCAACCGGCTGCCGTCGGCGCGCACCAGCTCGAGCGCCACCTCCCGCACCTGGCCCTGCATCTGCAGCATCGGCGCGTAGTGCGTCTCGTGGTAGAGCCGGCCGCCCGGGCTGAGCAGGCTCACGAAGCTGCGGCGCCCGACCAGGTCCTCGCGCCGGTAGCCGGTCCAGTCGAGGAAGGTCTTGTTGACACGCACGAGCTCGCCGTCCGGCGTCGTCGACAGCAGCCCGCAGGGCGCCCGCTGGTAGAGCTCCTCGGGGTCGTCGTCGAGGAGGGCCTCCACCCAGCTCTGGGGCAGTCCTTCGGGTGGTGTCACCGTCGGGTCGGCGCCTGCGTGCGGAGGAAGGGCTCGATGGCGGCCACGGTCTCGCGGGGGGCGCTCAGGTTGGGGCAGTGGCCCGTGGCCTCGAGCATCGTCAGCGTGGCGTGCGGGACGGCGTCGCGCACGAACTCGCCCACCTGCACCGGCGCGATCACGTCGTTGGTGCACTGGAGCACCAGCGTCGGCACCGAGACGGCGGGCAGGTCGTCGCGGGAGTCGGAGAGGAACGTGACGCGGGCGAACTTCCGGGCGATCTCGGGGTCGGTGCGGCAGAAGCTCGCGGTGAGCTCCTGGCCGAGCTCGGGCCTGTCCTCGTTGCCCATGATGACCGGCGCCATGGCGCTCGACCAGCCGAGGTAGTTGCTGTCCAGCGAGTCGAGCAGCTCGTGGATGTCCTGCTCGGAGAAGCCGCCGACGTAGCCGTCGTCGTCGATGTAGCGCGGCGACGGCGAGACCATCACCATCGCCGCGAACCGTTCCGGAGCGGTGGTGACCGCGCGCACGCCGATCATCGCCGCCACCGAGTGGCCGACGAAGACGACGTCCTGCAGGTCGAGCGCCTCGCACACCGCGAGGACGTCCTCGGCGTATCCCTGCAGCGTGGAGTAGCGCTCCGGGTCGTAGTCGGAGAGGTCGGAGCCGCCGGCCCCCATCAGGTCGAAGGTGACGACGCGGTAGTCCGCGGTGAACGCGGGCGCGACGTAGCGCCACATGTTCTGGTCACAGCCGAAGCCGTGCACGAACAGCAGCGGCTGCGCGTCGGCAGGGCCCGTCACCGAGACGTTGTTGCGGGCGAGGGCGTCCATCCCGGCAGGCTAACCCGAGGAGGGCCGCGCGTGACAGCCGTGCCCCGGCCGCTACCCGCGTCCGCCGGCGCGGCCCCGACGACCAGGGCCGGCGTGCCGGTGCGGAGCGGGGAGCTCAGCCCGCGTTGCGGATCACCCGCGCGAGCACGGCCGGACGGTTCGTGATCACGCCGTCGCCGCCGATGTGCAACGCCCGCTTCATGTCGGCTGCGGCGTCGACGGTCCACAGGAAGACGTCCATGCCCTGCTGGTGCACGGCGGCGACGTACGAGCGGCGGGCCCGGGTGTGCGGGACGCCGATCACGTCGGCCCACGAGGAGAGACCCGCCAACCGGGTGCGCGCCGGCCGGCCGAGCAGCCCGATCCGGACCGCCGGCTCGAGCGTGGAGAACAGGCGCATCGAGTCGTAGTCGAAGGAGTGCACCAGCAGGCGCCGGGAGCGGACGCCCCAGGCGAACCAGCCCGGGAAGTCGTGCAGGGTCGCGGCGACCTCCGCCTCGACGCCCGGGTAGAGCTGCGGCTCCTTGATCTCCAGCAGCAGCCCCTGGCGGCGCTCGGCCAGGAGCTGCAGCACCTGGTCCAGGGTCGGGATGCGCTTCCCGGCGTACCGGTCGGACATCCAGGAGCCGGCGTCCAGCTGCTGGAGCTCGGCGTAGGTGAAGTCGCCGACATTCCAGGGCGCCCGGCCCGGGAAGACCTGCTCGACGTCGGTGGTGCGCGCGAGGCCGGCATCGTGCAGCAGCACGAGCCGGCCGTCCTTGCTGCGCCGTACGTCGATCTCCGCGAGCTGCCCGCCGTCCCTGATCCCGGCGCGGATCGAGACCAGGGTGTTCTCCGGCGCCCGGCTGCTGGCGCCGCGGTGAGCGATGTCCAGGGCCTGGGCGTCGGCCCGGGCGGCCGGCGCGGCGAGGAGGGCGGTGCCGGTGAGCAGCAGGGCAAGCAGAAGGCGTGGTGCGCGCATGGGGGTCCCAGGGTCCGAGATCGGCGGTTCGTCCGCACGAGGGTACGCCGCGCGGCGGCACCCGCCGGTCCGGAACCGTCCGGGGCCGCCGCACCCGCCCGGCCTGGCAGCACGACCGGTCCGCGGGACGCGAGCGGTCGTTCGGACAGTCCCGACGAGAGTCCTGACCATGCCCGGATAGCCCGAACGGATCATTTCGCGGCATCTGCGTGAAACAGGCCGATCTGTCCCTCCCCAGACGGACAAAAACCTCACTAACGTCGCGAAGGTCCCGGGGTCCGGGGCCGGACGGGGGAGGCCCACCGCATGCAGGTCAGCAGAGGTACGTCGATCGGGTCCAGCAACCGCCGGCGGCGCCGGTTCCGCCTGATCACCACCGCCGTGGCCTCCCTGGCCGTCGTGACCGCGGCCGCCGGACCCGCCTCCGCGGTCGTCGGCGTCCGCACCGCCGACGAGAAGCAGACCACGGAGCTCCGGGTCGGCGTGCTCGCGATGGCCACCACCATCGCCGCCGTCGGGCAGACGCCGGAGCTGGCCGAGCCGCTCCCGTTCACCCGCACCTCGCTCGCCGACGTGCTCGGCCTGGACGACGTGATGTCGACCGACCTCATCGGGGCGCTTGCCGGCACCGACCTCGAGACCGCGATGAACAAGGTGCCCGGCGTCAACGGCGCCGCGCTGAACAAGGACGGGACGAGCCTGACCTTCGGCTTCTCCCGCACGATCACGCAGCCGCTCGAGCTGGCCCAGGACGACGGCAACCTCCGCTTCGGGACGGCGGCTTCGGCCGGCTCGTTGACCGTGTCGCTGGCGACTCCCGCGAACGGCGAGAAGTTCGAGGTCCGGGTCGACGCCAAGCAGGACGACCCGCTGCTGAAGTTCGCGCTGGTCAGCCAGCCGGAGCTCGCGCTGACGGTCGACATCGACACCCCCGAGGTGGATCCGTTCACCGCGCGGGAGGGCTTCACCCAGGTCGACGTCACCGGGGGTCGCTACCGCATCCACCGCGACGCCTTGATCACGCTGCGCGACCCGGATGGCCGCGGCCAGCTGACGCTGGAGGACCTGCGCTACTCCACGCTCCCGGACCTGTTCCGCATCGAGCGCGACACGGAGACCGACCAGGTGGACGTCGGCTTCGACGTCGCGCTGCCCGACAGCGTCGCCGTCGCCGGTGGTGTGGCCAAGGACCGCACCGGCACCCTGACCGTCGGCGCCGCGCCCAAGGACGGCGTCTGGCCGACCGCGTCGGACGCCACCCGCACGTACGGCACCGCGCTGGACCAGGCGACCTCGCTGAGCGCCGTCGACGGGATCACCGCGCTGTCGAAGTACACCGGTGCCACGCTGGCGATCCAGGACGCCGCCGACGTGGGCTTCCCGCAGCTCTCGGGCGGCACCGGCGACCTGTTCGCCCCCGGGGACGAGCTGCTCGACCTGCTCTCCACCGCCGCGGTCGCCCAGATCCGCTGCGGCCTGGCGCCCGGCAGTCCGCCCTCCGGGACCCCGGCGCCCGGCGACACCGTCTACTGCCAGGCGGTCACCCCGGCCAAGCTCGGGCGGGTCACCGCCGCGACCTGGCACGTCAACGGGTCCGACGGCGCGCTCGTCGGCGCCGATACCGCCACCGCGCTGGCCGCGGTCGGTGCCAGCCCGGACGGCACGGTGCGGATCGACGGCTCCAACGGCGAGCCGGACCTGTCGGTCACGCTGACCGCCGGCGGCAAGCAGTTCACCGCCCGCACGCTCCCGCACACCGTCCAGGACGTCGTGGCCCGCATCGGCAGCCTCGGCGACCCCGCGGGTGACGGTCAGCAGCCTGCCGCGAGCGCCACCGTCGACCTCGCCGCGCAGCGGCTCGACGTCGACGTGGACCTGCGCAGGGGCTCCTCGAGCCAGGACCTCCCGATCGGCAACCCGGGCACCCTCGGCGCCCTGGTCGGCCTCACCGGCATGGAGGACGACGAGTCCGCGACGGTCAAGGCCACCGCGACCGACGCCCGCTTCGACCTCGGGTTCGGGGTCTCGACCGCGAAGCCCGTCGGCGAGCAGGACCGCGACACCGTGCTGCTGCCCGGCTCCGAGCAGCTGCTCAGCATCGGGTCGCTCACCGCCGGCCAGCCGCAGGGCGCCGACAAGGTCTCCGCACGCATCGGCTTCCTGGGCGTGGACGCCAAGGTGACCGAGGTGAAGCTGGGCCAGGACGGGACCACCGCCGTCGCGCTCTCGCTGGCCGACGGCGTCGGCGCCGACTCCGCCGCCGGCCTGCCGCTCGAGGACATCCTCGACGAGAGCGGCGCGCTGGACCCGAAGGCGCTGCGGCTCGACTCCACGATCACCGCCGGGATCTCCTTCACCGCCACCGAGCAGCAGATCCCGTCGCCCGGCGGCTACGCCACCGGCAAAACCGCCGGCAGCGGCTCGGCCGCCGTCAGCTGGGCCGCGGACGGCGTGCCCACCGTCGCGTTCGGCGCCGGGTACGACGCACTGCGCGTCTTCGACCCGGTGCCCGCCACGTTCCTCGAGGGCACCGCCACGGTCACGAAGGGCACCCCGGCGACCGCGGGCACCTCCGGCACCGCCGGCACCGCCGGCACCCCCGACCAGGTCAGCGTCACGATCACCGGCGGCGACCTCTACGACCGGCTCGGAGTCGCGGCGGGGGAGAACGTCGAGGTGGCCCGCCGCCTGATGGGTCCCGGCGTCGGCTGCCAGAACGTGCGGCTGCTCAGCGCCACGCAGCTCAGCTGCGACGGCCTCACCCCGCAGGGAGTCGCCGCCTTCGCCGACCAGCAGTCGGTGCAGCTGATCGTCCTCGGTGACCCGTTCGCCCTGCGCGACGGCATCCTCGAGGGCTTCTCCAGCGCGCTGAGCTCCTTCGAGCGACTCGACAGCGACCACGTCGACGGTGACGGCCTGGACCAGGACCAGTACACCTCCACGCTGCCGCTGGTGGCACTGACCCCGGCGCAGCTGGCGACCGAGCGCGGCCAGCTGCGCACGGCCATCGTGTCCCTGACCGACGCCGCCACCGAGGACGAGGGCGCGACCGACAGCGTCGGCCTGCCGCCGGTGTCCAGCGCCCAGGAGATGACCGCCGCGGTGCCGGACATCCTCGACGGCTCCACCGGCCTCACCTTCGACGTGGACGGCGACCGGCTCGGCGTCCAGATCGGGGCGGCCACCGGGGACAAGTCCCTGGACTCCTCGCTGCGGTTCTCGATCCCGCAGACCGGGCAGGTGCAGGGCACCGAGACGGTGAAGGTGCCCTACTACTCGAGCACCGAGCTCGCCATCGACGTCGCCACCGCCACTGCGCGGCCCGCCGTCGCCGACGGCACCGCCACCTCCTCGCACGTCCGGCTGAAGCTCGAGGGGCTGGAGGACGACACCCTCACGGTCGGCGCCGGGCAGCTGACCTCCGTCGGTGCCAGCTCGACCGCGCTGCTCAACCTCGACGTGACCACGGCGTACGCCGCCGGCAGCGGAGCCCTCGAGACCACCCGCACCACCGGCCGCGCGGGGAACATCGCCGCGGTGGCCGACCTCGTGGTGGAGGGCCAGGACACCTCGCTGCACTACGAGGCACCGCCCACCAGCTCCGCCGGCGGTGCCGGCACCGAGCAGCCCGCACCGGAGAACCTGCAGGTGCAGTTCGTCGCCGAGGGACTCGACGGCCTCGCGGCCGCGCTCGGCAACGCCCTCGACGGCGCGGCCCCACGCAACGCCGACGCCGACGGCTCGCCGGTCTCGGCCCCGCTGATCGGCACCGACCTCGACGCCGGCTCGGACGTCGCCGGCACCCTCGACCGGCTCACCACGAAGCTGCGCGACCAGCTCGGCGGGCTCGACACCGAGATCCCGGCCGACATGGAGGACGACCTGGTCACGGCGGTCAAGGCCGCTGTCGCCGACGCCGCCGGGGTCAGCCTGGACGCGACCGTCCCGGTGACCGCGGCGGTCACCTGCGCCGGCAAGGCCTGCGCCGAGGATGAAGGCCCCGACGTCTGGGACGAGGTCCAGATCACCCTGGCCGTCACCGGCGACTCGGTCACCAAGCCGATGCCGTTCGACCTCGGCCTGGCCGGCGTCAACGTCCGCTCCGACAAGGAGATCAGCACGACGACCTCCTGGAGGCTCCCGCTCGACCTGCGCCTGGTGCGCGACGTCGGCCCTCTGGTCGCCGTCAACGGCCCGCTGCAGGTCACCACCGACGCGGAGCTGCCGGCCGGCGGCATCCACGCCATCGTCGGGTACCTGCCCGCGGTGCTCACGGCGAAGGGCGGCCTGGACGCCAACCGGCAGGTGCGGGTCGGCGTCGACGTCGCTCCGGACAGCGGCGCCCGGAACACCTACGACCTGTTCGACCTCTACGACGGCAAGCTCCAGGCCAAGCCCAGCTTCCGTTCCGGCGACGGTCTGAACACCGAGACCGGTGTCAACCTGCACTTCGACACCTCCGCCTCCGGGGTCGGCACCTTCGACCTCTCCGGCGACATCAACGTGGACTGGTCGCCCGCAGGCTTCAGGGAGGTCACCTACGACGACGTGCTGATCGACATGGGTGGGGTGGTGGACTCGCTCGCGACCCCCTTCAAGGTGGTCGACCCCTACCTCGGGCCGGTCCGCGAC
The DNA window shown above is from Nocardioides mesophilus and carries:
- a CDS encoding glycerophosphodiester phosphodiesterase, which encodes MRAPRLLLALLLTGTALLAAPAARADAQALDIAHRGASSRAPENTLVSIRAGIRDGGQLAEIDVRRSKDGRLVLLHDAGLARTTDVEQVFPGRAPWNVGDFTYAELQQLDAGSWMSDRYAGKRIPTLDQVLQLLAERRQGLLLEIKEPQLYPGVEAEVAATLHDFPGWFAWGVRSRRLLVHSFDYDSMRLFSTLEPAVRIGLLGRPARTRLAGLSSWADVIGVPHTRARRSYVAAVHQQGMDVFLWTVDAAADMKRALHIGGDGVITNRPAVLARVIRNAG